The sequence below is a genomic window from uncultured Fibrobacter sp..
AATTACCTTTCCACGGTTCGTTTCGTAGGGGAAATAGGTCAAGAGGTTATCGTTTTCACTGCTCACAAGCATCGAGATGCCGCCCTCTTCGCGAGCAAGCCCACCCATGGAAAGGCGAACCTTGTGTAGGTCTAAATCTTCGGCCAACGCCCCCTTAAACTTGCGATTCTTATCCCAAATCGGGTAAGAAAGCGAAAGAACCTGCTTATTGATGCTCTTGCGGATTGTCGGTCCCGTATAGGCCAAGCCCCTTTTACGCGACGCCTCTAGGTACCAACCTGTGGTGCGGAACTCCGTCTTTCCGCTTTCAAGCTTTAAGCCCCTTCCCGAAACATAGTCACCGTCATTGGAACCGTAATAAACATCGACCACCCCGTCACCGCCCAGAGTATGCTTATAGAGCATCGACCTCAAGGTATTATCCTTGCCCATCTGCTGGACGCGCTTCGCCAAAGAAAGGAAACTGTCTTCGCGATTCTTCAGCAAGGCTTCCACTTCGGTCTGTACGCGTTCATGGAGCGCCGCCTCGGTATTGGCGACAGCCGATTCCACCAGCATCGAACGGACTGCATAAGAAAACACAATTACCAGAATAGCAGCCGCCAAGAAGGTGGGCAGCATGTAAACCATGGAAATACGGTTTCTTAAACGACGCCTTTGCGCATTGAGCGGACTGTGAGTCAATTCCTACCCTCTAAGTTAGGACTCCTTAAAGCGCTCATAAAGAGCAGGGAGCTGCGATTCAAGTTCCATAAAGGCATCGACAACATCCGGGTCAAACTGGGTGCCCTTACCTTCCAGAATTTCCTGGACGGCCACTTCGTGAGGATAAGCCTCTTTGTACGGGCGTTTCGAGACCAGGGCATCGTAGACGTCGGCCACGGACATAAGGCGTGCCCCGACAGGAATGTTGTCGCCCTTGAGGCCATTCGGATACCCGTGACCATCGAACCTTTCATGGTGATTCAAGATGATTTCGGCAGAAATTCGCACCAGCGGGTGGTCCTTGAGTTCATGCGTGGCATTCACCAGCACATCGTAACCCATCTGGGCATGCGTGCTCATTACGGCCCATTCCTCTTCGTTCAGGCGGGCGGGCTTACGCAAAATTTCGTCGGGAATCCCCACCTTGCCAATGTCATGCAAGGGGGCGGCCGTCGCATAGTAATCTATATATTCATTATTGGGGATAGCATCCTTAAAACGCGGATGGTTGCGCAATTTTTCGGCAAGCATCTGCACCAAGACCTGGGTACGCTTGATGTGTGCGCCGGTTTCCGGGTCGCGGTATTCCGCCAGGGCACCCAGACTCGTAAGCATCACTTTCAGGGTTTTGCGGAGGTCCAGGGTCTTTTCTTCGACCAAATCCTGCAAATGATCACGCTGATGCTTGAATTCCAGCTGATTTTTGATACGCAGCTGCACCAAATTCGGGTGGAACGGCTTAGTAATATAGTCTACCGCCCCTAAATCGAGGCCCTGCTGTTCACTCTTGCTATCGGCCTTGGCCGTCAAGAATATAACCGGAGTATTTTCTACTAATTCCTTTTCATTCATCTTCCGGAGCGTTTCGTAGCCATCCATTTCAGGCATCATCACATCCAGAAGAATCAGGTCGGGCTTTACCTTTTCAGCGAGCAAAAGCCCCTTTTTTCCATCCAATGCAACAAAGACATCATAATCATTAGACAATATGCCTTCGAGAACCTCTATGTTCGTTTTCGTGTCGTCAATTACTAAAATTTTTGCGCGCGTTCTATCCATATAACCCTAATATAATGTTTCTAAATTGGAATAGCACAACTTGTTTTATTCCAACTTG
It includes:
- a CDS encoding HD domain-containing phosphohydrolase, with protein sequence MDRTRAKILVIDDTKTNIEVLEGILSNDYDVFVALDGKKGLLLAEKVKPDLILLDVMMPEMDGYETLRKMNEKELVENTPVIFLTAKADSKSEQQGLDLGAVDYITKPFHPNLVQLRIKNQLEFKHQRDHLQDLVEEKTLDLRKTLKVMLTSLGALAEYRDPETGAHIKRTQVLVQMLAEKLRNHPRFKDAIPNNEYIDYYATAAPLHDIGKVGIPDEILRKPARLNEEEWAVMSTHAQMGYDVLVNATHELKDHPLVRISAEIILNHHERFDGHGYPNGLKGDNIPVGARLMSVADVYDALVSKRPYKEAYPHEVAVQEILEGKGTQFDPDVVDAFMELESQLPALYERFKES